The Peptacetobacter hiranonis DNA window AATAGCAGAAGTTCACAAATATCATCCAGACGTTGATATATTTGTAGCAGCTCTTGACGAAAGATTAAATGAACATGGATACATATTACCAGGTTTAGGAGATGCTGGAGATAGATTATTCGGAACTAAATAAAAAGGACAAGAGTGTATCTGCTCTTAGCTCCAGGCTTCAGCGCCCCACACTGTTAGAGTAACACATTTAGCAGTTGTGGGGCGCTTGCAGTATTGTCGCTTTTGAGCAGATATTTCTCTTGCCCTCAGTTTGTTATTTTGATGTAAGGAAAGGCTGATAGAATAATAATTGCTCGTAGCCTATTTTTATTTCATTAGTTGTTCTTCATATATTGTTTTTTATATAATTTTTCAGAAATATCTTCTATAAAACCTACTAACTCTAATTTATCTAAAAATTTTTTACTTATTCTATCTATACCTAAGTATGCTCCAAGAATATTTCCTGTAATAGATCCTGTGGAATCACTATCTCCATTATGATTTACAGAAGCAATGATTCCTTTTTCAAAGTTATTGCTATATTTCAAAGAGCAATATACAGCTATTGCAAGAGTTTCCTCTGCAACCCATCCTTCTCCAAGTATATGTATAGCTTCAAGATCTTCAAGATTCTCTTTTGAAAGTTTTAATGCCTTTTCAACTATTTCTATCAATTCATAGGTGTATTCTTTGTCTATAAAGCATTCCTTAACTACTTCTATTGATTTTATTATAGCCCCCTCAATATTCATATTATAATGAACAATGCACGCTATAATTACAGCAAATATAGCTGATGAAAGATAAGCAAGTTCATGAGAATGTGTAAGTGCCGATGCTTTTGCTGCCAAAAAAGCAGTCTCTTTTAAACTTTTATTCTTAAAATATAATCCTATTGGTGCAGTTCTCATTATACCGCCACAACCCTTACTATTATTAATTTGCGTTTCTAATGTACCATTTGCTCCATTCCAAATTGACATCAAACAAGTTCTTCCAGGCTCTCTGCTAGAAAACAATTCTTTTATATTCAATAAATTAGAATATCCTTCTATTCCAATATTTATATCGCCAATTTGAGTATTTGCCCAATCTATATAACACTTTCTTAGACTCTCTATCTCGTCTCCATCAGATAAAAGTAGACCATCTATAGTAAAAAGTGTCATCTGTGTATCATCAGAAATTTCTGCAACTCCATTATTTAAATTGTATACCGTTATACCATCTTTCCCATAAATAGAAAATATCTCCTCTTCAGACATAAATTCAATTGGATAGCCTAGTGCATCCCCTACAGCTCCACCTAAAATACATCCTTTAAATCTATTTAATAGCTTATTCATTTATTATCAGCTCCATTAAAATAATATTATATTTTTATTATATTATATAAATCACTAACTTTTAAAGCAAAACATATCTATTAGCGAATTTACTTTCTTTTTCTCAGTTTTAAACTTGCTGCAAAATAAAGAAGGGATGCCACAGAATTCTGCGACACCCCAATTTATATTATTCTGCTGCTGTTTCAGCTTTTTTCTTTCCTGATATCATTGAGTATATAACCATTAGTGCAACTATACCTACTAAAGCTATTGTTACTCCATTTCCTCCAAAGAACTGCTGTAGTTTTCCAAGAACTATACCAACTACCGCGAAGTCTACATCTGAGAATGTTGAGTTTGCAACACCTAAGTTACCTAATACTGGTAATAATCCAACTGGTAAGAATGATATTAATATACCGTTGAAGAATGCTCCAAGTATAGCACCTCTTCTACCACCTGTTGCGTTACCAAATACCCCTGCTGTTGCACCACAGAAGAAGTGAGGAACAACACCTGGTATTACTATTGTAAGTCCCATAGCACCTAGTGCGAACATTGATACTATACCACCTATAAATGAACTTATGAATCCAACAAGTACTGCATTTGGAGCATAAGGGAACACTATAGGACAGTCAAGAGCTGGTCTTGAATTTGGAACAAGTTTTGTAGCAATTCCTCTGAATGCTGGAACTATTTCGTTAAGAACAAGTCTAACACCGTTCTGGATTAATATGAATCCTGCTGCGAATTTTAATGCCTGCATCATTGAGAATACTATGAAGTTCTGTCCACCTGATAAGTTTGTTTCAACATATTCTGCACCTGCTGCTATTGCAACTACTATGTAAAGTATTAACATTGTTATTGATATAGAAACAACTGAATCTCTAAGGAAGCTTAAAGATTTTGGTACGTTCATTTCTTCTGTTGATTTAGAGTTTTTACCAACTGCTCTACCTATTAATCCTGCACAAGCATAACCAACTGATGAGAAATGACCTAATGCAACTGAATCATTTTTTGTTACATCTTTCATGAATGGCTGACACATTGCTGGTGAAAGTACCATTATTATTCCAAGTGCTAAAGCTCCTGTAAATACTAACTGTACACCTGTCATTCCTGATACTGAAAGTATAACTGCTACCATACAAGCCATGTATAATGTAACGTGACCTGTTAAGAATATATTTTTGAATTTTGTAAATCTAGCTATTAATATATTAGCAAGCATACCAAATGCCATTATAAGTGCTGTTGCCTGACCGTAGTCTTTAATTGCAAGTGCAACTACTGCTTCATTGTTTGGTATTACCCCATTTATATTGAATCCATACTGGAACATCTCACCAAATGGTGCTAATGATGCTGATATTACGTCTGCTGATGCAGATATTACAACGAAACCAACCATTGCTTTTAAAGTAGCTTTTACTACATCTTCAAATGCTTTTTTCTGAAGTAAAAGTCCTACTAAAACTATAATACCTACTAGAACTGAGGGCTCCTGTATAAAATCGACTATATCACCTAATATTCCGTTCATATTTTCCTCCTTTGTTAATCAAAGCTTATTGCTTTTTAACAACCAATCCCTTTATTTATTTTTTCTTAGTATCCTATTTTTTCTTTTATTTTAGCTTTTAATTCATCTCTATCTAAAAGAGAATCTAAAACTATAAGATTTGGAAGATGAGAAGCACTTGCTTCTAAGTCTTTTCCTGTTACGAATATTTCAGCCTGATCTGCTGTAGCATCTGCTAAAGAGTTGTGAGATGCCTGATATTCTGAAGAAGCACCTAATTCATTTAATATATCTGTTATGTTCATTTCCACCATAAAACTTGATCCTAATCCTGATCCACATACTGCCATTATTGTTTTCATATTACATTACCTCCATAATTTCTTTTTCATTGTTTGAATTTAATATTTTTTCTACTTTTTCTTTGTTCATACATATTTCAGCTAATTTTTTTATCGTTTCTATATGAGAAGAACTATCTACAGCTGTTATTGTGAAGAATATTTTTATAGGTTTTCCTAAAAAATCTACTTCTTTGTTAAGCTTTAATACACATAAATCAGTTTTTAATGCTCCATCTTCTGGTCTTGCATGAGGCATTGCTATATGGTCTGCTATGCAAAAATATGCCCCAAACTCCTCTATTTTTGATAGTATTGCATCGTAGTATCTATCCTCTATAGAGCCATTTTTAACTAATTCATCACAAGATAGTTTTATCGCTTCTTCATAGTTTTTAACTTCATCTATTACTTTTACTATCATCTTTCTATCTCCTGACTTTTAAACCATTATTTTTAGATCAAAGTATTTTTCTGCGTTCTTAAATTTTTCTGCATTATTATTTTTAGTTAGTATGTTGATTAACTCAATTAGATTCTTATTTTCATCTTTGTTCGCTAAAACAACTATGGACTTAATTCTCACCTCTGAGTTATCACCAAAATAAATTTCATTCTTTAAAGTCAACATCGATACTGCATTATTTACAACATTCTTATTAGAAGCGTGGACAAATGCTATCTCTGGAATAAATACCATATATGTTCCAAGATCTTCTATAGCCTTTATCATATCGTCTACATATTCTTCTTTTATAGCTCCAGATTTTATAAGTGGTTTTGATGCTTCTGCTATTGTATCTCTCCAGTTATCTGCATCGTATAAAAAGGCTGCATTGCTCTTTTTAATGATTTCAGCAACTGATGATACTTTATCTCCCTTGTACTTAGAAACAAGATATTCACTACTTTTTTCGTATACGTTATTAAATGCTAGTTTTTTAAGCTTTAAAACGTCATCTATATTAAGCATAGGGTTAACTTCAACATATTCAATATCTGTATTTCTTATAGGAACAGTGGAAATTATAATATCAACATCCTTATTTTTTAACTCTTCTTCTAAGTTATTTAATCTGCAGACACCTTCAACCTGTATCTGAGGAAGCATTACTTCCATTCTCGCACTTAGAAGTCCTGCTGTAGCTAGTCCACTGTTGCAAACTATCAGTGCTTTTGTATCAAATATTTCTTGAGTTTTTCTCTCAAAGGCTGCTCCAAAGTGCATAGCCATGTAAGAAACCTCGTCGTCAGGAAATTCTACCCCGATTTCACTTTCGTATTTTTTCATAACATCTTCTGTTATTTGGTAAATTATCCCCAACCTCATTTTTATATCTTCTTTTAATGGGTTTTCAATCTTAAAGTTGTTTTGCATTCTGTACATTGCCACACTGAAGTGCATTACAACCGAATTTACAAAATCAAAATCATTTGAATAGTCTATTCCGGTGTATTTTTCCATATCCTCTATTATTCTCATAGCTAGATATTTATTACCATCCATTTTTACATCAGATTTATCATTTATAAAACTCATGACCTTTGCACTTTTAAACCACTTCATTAAGTAGCAAATCTCTTTCTTATCCTCTGTTTTATCAGCAAATGCGTATTGTATAGCCTCGAATTCTTCTTCCTGCTCTTTTTCATGTATGTATTCTTCACTATAATTAAAGTTTGAATACTCTCCCATCCTCATAAAGCAGTACATTATAATGATAATTAATTCTTTAAATGATGTATCTGAGTACTCAAGAGAAAGTTTATTTTCTACCTTGTGTATTCTTTCTTCTATATCATTTTTTACAGAATCAAAATCATCTATAATCATTTTTAGAAGTTTGTAATTGTCTGCATTTGAAATCTTATAGTATAGATTGATAAAGGCATATCTTACATCTTCCTCATCTCCCTCTATACAAGTTCCAACATAAGCTTTAGAAATTACATTAATTCTTAGATTATTCAATATCTCTTTAGCTTTCTTTAAGTCTGATACAACCGTATTCTTACTTATTGAAAGCATATTTGCCAATTCCTCAACTTTACTATTTCCTATCAAAAGATTTATCGCTATGAAAATTACCCTATCCTCTGGCGAATTGATTTCCACACAATCGAAAATTGATGAAAACGTCAATATATCTCTTTTTCCTTTAAATTCCAACTTGATACCGTATCTTGGCGTTCTAACTAAGGAAATTTTATCATTATCCTTCAGCATATATTCTATGTTATCCAAATCGTATCTAATTGTTCTAACACTAACTTTAAATTCTTTTGATATTTCATTTATTGTTGTATAATCTTTTTTATTATATAAGTATTTTAAAATACTATTTTGTCTTTCGTTTAATGTGATCACTTTACTTCATCTCCTAGGATTATTATATCTTTATTATAATTATCGCAGTAATTTGCCGCAATTATAAAATTTTTCCTTCATTGTGGCAAAGAAAACATAAAACTGCCACATTAAAAATCGTTTTCATGCAAGTATGCCCTCTATTTACGTATAGTTTTGCGTTTGTTTTTATTTTACGTTTACTTGCATTTATATATAATTTTGCATAAAAAAAAGACATACCATATAATTTTCTGATACATCTCGTGTTGCAAGTAATTTAAATTGGACAAAAGAAATAACTGCTCTATAGCGACAATTCCGCAAGCATCCCATATCCTATAAATGT harbors:
- a CDS encoding PTS ascorbate transporter subunit IIC, translated to MNGILGDIVDFIQEPSVLVGIIVLVGLLLQKKAFEDVVKATLKAMVGFVVISASADVISASLAPFGEMFQYGFNINGVIPNNEAVVALAIKDYGQATALIMAFGMLANILIARFTKFKNIFLTGHVTLYMACMVAVILSVSGMTGVQLVFTGALALGIIMVLSPAMCQPFMKDVTKNDSVALGHFSSVGYACAGLIGRAVGKNSKSTEEMNVPKSLSFLRDSVVSISITMLILYIVVAIAAGAEYVETNLSGGQNFIVFSMMQALKFAAGFILIQNGVRLVLNEIVPAFRGIATKLVPNSRPALDCPIVFPYAPNAVLVGFISSFIGGIVSMFALGAMGLTIVIPGVVPHFFCGATAGVFGNATGGRRGAILGAFFNGILISFLPVGLLPVLGNLGVANSTFSDVDFAVVGIVLGKLQQFFGGNGVTIALVGIVALMVIYSMISGKKKAETAAE
- a CDS encoding PTS sugar transporter subunit IIB; the encoded protein is MKTIMAVCGSGLGSSFMVEMNITDILNELGASSEYQASHNSLADATADQAEIFVTGKDLEASASHLPNLIVLDSLLDRDELKAKIKEKIGY
- a CDS encoding ADP-ribosylglycohydrolase family protein; this translates as MNKLLNRFKGCILGGAVGDALGYPIEFMSEEEIFSIYGKDGITVYNLNNGVAEISDDTQMTLFTIDGLLLSDGDEIESLRKCYIDWANTQIGDINIGIEGYSNLLNIKELFSSREPGRTCLMSIWNGANGTLETQINNSKGCGGIMRTAPIGLYFKNKSLKETAFLAAKASALTHSHELAYLSSAIFAVIIACIVHYNMNIEGAIIKSIEVVKECFIDKEYTYELIEIVEKALKLSKENLEDLEAIHILGEGWVAEETLAIAVYCSLKYSNNFEKGIIASVNHNGDSDSTGSITGNILGAYLGIDRISKKFLDKLELVGFIEDISEKLYKKQYMKNN
- a CDS encoding PTS sugar transporter subunit IIA, with the translated sequence MIVKVIDEVKNYEEAIKLSCDELVKNGSIEDRYYDAILSKIEEFGAYFCIADHIAMPHARPEDGALKTDLCVLKLNKEVDFLGKPIKIFFTITAVDSSSHIETIKKLAEICMNKEKVEKILNSNNEKEIMEVM
- a CDS encoding BglG family transcription antiterminator, whose translation is MITLNERQNSILKYLYNKKDYTTINEISKEFKVSVRTIRYDLDNIEYMLKDNDKISLVRTPRYGIKLEFKGKRDILTFSSIFDCVEINSPEDRVIFIAINLLIGNSKVEELANMLSISKNTVVSDLKKAKEILNNLRINVISKAYVGTCIEGDEEDVRYAFINLYYKISNADNYKLLKMIIDDFDSVKNDIEERIHKVENKLSLEYSDTSFKELIIIIMYCFMRMGEYSNFNYSEEYIHEKEQEEEFEAIQYAFADKTEDKKEICYLMKWFKSAKVMSFINDKSDVKMDGNKYLAMRIIEDMEKYTGIDYSNDFDFVNSVVMHFSVAMYRMQNNFKIENPLKEDIKMRLGIIYQITEDVMKKYESEIGVEFPDDEVSYMAMHFGAAFERKTQEIFDTKALIVCNSGLATAGLLSARMEVMLPQIQVEGVCRLNNLEEELKNKDVDIIISTVPIRNTDIEYVEVNPMLNIDDVLKLKKLAFNNVYEKSSEYLVSKYKGDKVSSVAEIIKKSNAAFLYDADNWRDTIAEASKPLIKSGAIKEEYVDDMIKAIEDLGTYMVFIPEIAFVHASNKNVVNNAVSMLTLKNEIYFGDNSEVRIKSIVVLANKDENKNLIELINILTKNNNAEKFKNAEKYFDLKIMV